From Hydrogenobacter sp., a single genomic window includes:
- the cas7i gene encoding type I-B CRISPR-associated protein Cas7/Cst2/DevR, producing the protein MKGLTLTVITHRATGGLNYGETFGNVSTLKKLTLGDNTQLVYISDKALRYSIRMWLKENKNWRLLDGLVANLVNGNLKEKETLDVDSFAKQLIEMYQEFDLFGGLFTNLKTSEGKKAKLSTGDSIKRTSVAKFTYAFALNPYKGDADFLNNIDAFNRYIKYVEDKGEQAIAYTEQHTSHYVYTLTVDLNRIGVWEKEDGSVEDVLPPQEKVKRVRDLLDAIFNLSRGIRARHENLGPIFLIGGIFHTKNPFFVDCIDVKEEEGKLYLNIRKLLDCVALVPEKDNVICGMLSGFFANEEEIRKNLNCRSMAEVLESFKKAVRYSYGSSEV; encoded by the coding sequence ATGAAAGGATTGACCTTAACGGTAATAACTCACAGAGCAACTGGAGGTCTCAATTACGGTGAGACCTTTGGCAATGTGTCCACACTTAAAAAGCTCACCTTAGGTGACAACACTCAGCTGGTGTACATTTCAGATAAGGCGCTGAGATACAGCATTCGTATGTGGCTAAAGGAAAATAAAAATTGGAGGCTTCTTGACGGACTTGTGGCTAACTTAGTGAATGGTAATCTAAAAGAGAAAGAAACACTTGATGTGGATAGCTTTGCCAAACAGCTTATAGAGATGTATCAGGAGTTTGATCTTTTTGGTGGGCTTTTTACGAACTTGAAGACCTCTGAGGGTAAAAAGGCAAAATTAAGCACAGGTGACAGTATAAAGCGCACATCCGTTGCCAAGTTTACCTACGCTTTTGCCTTAAACCCCTATAAAGGTGATGCGGACTTTCTGAATAACATAGATGCCTTCAACAGATACATAAAATACGTAGAAGACAAAGGTGAACAAGCGATAGCTTACACCGAACAGCATACATCTCACTACGTTTACACCCTTACGGTGGATCTTAACAGAATAGGAGTTTGGGAAAAGGAAGATGGCTCCGTTGAAGATGTGCTTCCTCCACAAGAGAAAGTGAAAAGGGTAAGAGATCTGCTTGACGCTATATTCAATCTAAGTAGAGGGATAAGGGCAAGACATGAAAATTTAGGACCCATTTTTCTGATAGGTGGGATCTTTCACACTAAAAATCCCTTCTTTGTGGACTGCATAGATGTGAAAGAGGAAGAAGGAAAACTTTACTTAAATATTCGGAAACTCCTTGATTGTGTTGCACTTGTTCCTGAAAAGGACAATGTTATTTGTGGAATGCTCTCTGGCTTCTTTGCCAACGAGGAAGAAATAAGAAAAAACCTTAATTGTAGAAGCATGGCGGAGGTACTTGAATCTTTCAAAAAAGCTGTGAGGTACTCCTATGGAAGTTCTGAAGTTTGA